In Triticum urartu cultivar G1812 unplaced genomic scaffold, Tu2.1 TuUngrouped_contig_2855, whole genome shotgun sequence, a single genomic region encodes these proteins:
- the LOC125527077 gene encoding uncharacterized protein LOC125527077, which yields MGGGSMGIRAAARAAFIGGYRSASNARRSALPSSSAAAADTRPVPTATTFDDWYIPDREVFGPVPSHEEAMAATLDLRDAFEIAKIDSHGGRLDISKTHISHDGLDDPTKVAQETFQDHLHSEASKHEEKHDSLSVASGSSARVIEAFTMLHESPEAQDVVASLASDKNVWEAVMKNKKLVEFYKTNLSESSSVTDEAEQSDAESSQSSNGVVSPADAFSDYIQMMKAFVSEMVTNLSSIMQDLVATSDEGQSKGRLKTLIINSKKDFTNGPSSFVLLAIASILVVLLKRA from the exons ATGGGAGGCGGCAGCATGGGGATCCGCGCGGCCGCCAGGGCCGCCTTCATCGGCGGCTACCGCTCCGCCTCGAACGCCCGCCGCTCCGCCCtgccctcctcctccgccgccgcggccgaCACCCGCCCCGTCCCCACGGCCACCACCTTCGACGACTGGTACATCCCCGACCGCGAGGTGTTCGGCCCCGTGCCCTCCCACGAGGAGGCCATGGCCGCCACCCTCGACCTCAGGGACGCCTTCGAGAT TGCCAAGATTGATTCCCATGGTGGCCGCCTGGATATCTCCAAGACACATATCTCCCATGATGGCCTTGATGATCCCACAAAGGTTGCTCAGGAAACATTTCAGGATCATCTCCATTCAGAAGCATCTAAGCATGAAGAGAAGCATGACAGTTTATCCGTTGCCTCTGGATCCTCTGCACGTGTTATTGAAGCCTTCACCATGCTACACGAGAGTCCTGAAGCTCAG GATGTTGTTGCTTCGCTTGCTTCTGATAAGAATGTCTGGGAAGCTGTGATGAAGAACAAGAAACTTGTGGAGTTTTACAAGACAA ACCTCAGCGAGTCATCCAGTGTCACTGACGAAGCTGAGCAGAGCGACGCCGAGAGCTCGCAGAGCAGCAATGGTGTCGTCTCGCCGGCAGATGCATTCAGTGATTACATTCAGATGATGAAGGCGTTTGTGTCGGAGATGGTGACGAATCTTTCGAGCATAATGCAGGACCTGGTGGCCACGTCAGACGAGGGCCAGAGCAAGGGGAGGTTGAAGACCCTGATCATCAACTCCAAGAAGGATTTCACAAATGGCCCGTCGTCCTTCGTGCTCCTGGCCATCGCGTCTATTCTGGTCGTTTTGCTCAAGCGTGCATAG
- the LOC125527072 gene encoding peptidyl-prolyl cis-trans isomerase CYP65-like, producing the protein MGKKQHSKDRMFITATEWATEWGGAKNREAIAPFQRLPFYCCALTFLPFEDPVCTADGSVFDLMSIIPYIKKFGKHPVTGGALKQEDLIPLTFHKNTDGEFQCPVLNKVFTEFTHIVAVKTTGNVFCYEAIQELNIKPKNWKELLTDEPFARKDLITIQNPNALDTKVLGQFDHVRQGLKLDDEELQRMKDDPAYNINVAGDLKQMMKELGTEKGKLAFLHGGGGQKAQKERAAALAVLLAKEEKSDSKSSKEPKPPQPFSVVDAASASVHGRSAAAAKSGTAEKTAARIAMHRAGDRDPINAKLVKSRYTTGAASRSFTSTSYDPVTKNEFEYVKVERNPKKKGYVQLHTTHGDLNLELHCDITPRTCENFLTHCENGYYNGLIFHRSIKNFMIQGGDPTGTGSGGESIWGQPFKDELNSKLLHSGRGVVSMANSGPHTNGSQFFILYKSAAHLNFKHTVFGMVVGGLHNLSAMEKVPVDDDDRPLEEIKLLKVSVFVNPYTEPDEEEEKAKEEEKNKDEDHDKVGSWYSNPGTGVSASASAGGGVGKYLKARTAGSADATGNAAAADDSSKKRKASAPSVEFKDFSGW; encoded by the exons ATGGGGAAGAAGCAGCATAGCAAGGACCGGATGTTCATAACGGCCACGGAGTGGGCGACAGAGTGGGGCGGCGCCAAGAACAGGGAGGCCATCGCGCCATTCCAGCGCCTCCCCTTCTACTGCTGCGC GCTCACTTTCCTGCCATTTGAGGATCCGGTGTGTACGGCAGATGGAAGCGTCTTCGATTTGAT GAGCATAATCCCATATATTAAAAAATTCGGGAAGCATCCGGTAACTGGAGGAGCACTGAAGCAGGAGGATCTAATTCCTCTCACTTTCCACAAGAACACAGATG GAGAGTTCCAGTGTCCTGTTTTAAATAAAGTTTTTACAGAATTCACGCATATAGTTGCTGTAAAGACTACCGGGAACGTCTTCTGTTATGAG GCAATCCAGGAGCTTAACATTAAGCCAAAGAATTGGAAAGAGTTGCTAACCGATGAGCCCTTCGCACGAAAGGACTTGATAACAATTCAG AATCCAAATGCGCTTGATACCAAGGTCCTAGGGCAATTTGATCATGTTAGACAAGGCCTCAAACTTGATGATGAAG AGTTGCAGCGGATGAAAGATGATCCAGCCTACAACATAAATGTTGCCGGTGATCTTAAGCAAATGATGAAGGAACTTGGGACTGAAAAAGGAAAATTAGCTTTTCTGCATGGTGGTGGAGGACAGAAAGCTCAAAAGGAAAGAGCTGCCGCACTGGCTGTCCTTTTAGCAAAAGAAGAGAAGAGTGACTCAAAATCGAGCAAAGAACCTAAACCTCCTCAACCATTCAGTGTTGTggatgctgcttcggcttctgttCATGGCAGAAGTGCAGCAGCAGCAAAATCTGGCACTGCTGAGAAAACTGCTGCTAGAATTGCTATGCACAGGGCAGGGGATCGGGATCCTATAAATGCTAAATTG GTTAAAAGTCGTTACACTACTGGAGCAGCTTCACGTTCTTTCACGTCGACTTCCTATGATCCCGTTACCAAAAATGAATTTGAGTATGTTAAAGTTGAAAGGAATCCAAAAAAGAAAGGATATGTTCAGTTGCATACCACCCATGGTGATTTGAATTTGGAGCTTCATTGTGATATTACTCCTCGGACATGTGAAAACTTCCTAACACATTGTGAAAATGGTTACTACAATGGTCTTATCTTCCATCGTAGCATCAA AAACTTTATGATTCAAGGAGGTGATCCAACTGGCACAGGAAGTGGAGGGGAGTCCATATGGGGTCAACCTTTCAAGGATGAATTGAATTCAAAGCTGCTACATTCAGGAAGAGGTGTTGTCAGCATGGCGAATTCTGGGCCCCATACCAATGGGTCGCAGTTTTTCATCCTATACAAGTCTGCAGCACATTTAAATTTCAAACATACAGTGTTTGGCATGGTGGTTGGTGGTCTGCACAATCTTTCAGCAATGGAAAAGGTTCCTGTTGATGATGACGACCGCCCATTG GAGGAAATAAAGTTACTGAAAGTTAGTGTATTTGTGAATCCTTACACGGAACCAGACGAGGAAGAAGAAAAGGcaaaggaggaggagaagaacaAGGATGAAGATCAT GATAAGGTGGGGTCATGGTATAGCAACCCAGGGACTGGTGTTTCTGCTTCAGCGAGCGCTGGTGGTGGAGTTGGCAAGTATCTCAAGGCTCGGACAGCTGGCTCTGCTGATGCCACTGGAAATGCCGCTGCAGCAGATGATTCAAGCAAGAAGAGAAAAGCGAGTGCTCCTAGCGTAGAATTCAAAGATTTCTCTGGATGGTAG